A stretch of DNA from Candidatus Dadabacteria bacterium:
ATAAGTAGCTATGGACTTAACCCTTTAATTACCCAAAGAGCCAGCGAACCAGAGTAACACCGCCGACTATTAACAAGACCACCACAAGAGCAATAACCGCAAAACCCAATAGGTAACTGATTATGTATCTAAGATTTTCCATGGTTCACGGAAGCAGAGGCATCTGTCTCTCTCTTTTCCCCATAAAGAATTCTGTAACAACGACCGACCACCACCAGTACTAGTATAGTATTTAATGAAAGACGCAACTTCAAGATCAACCTGGCTGGACGGGTGCCATTTTGTCTGCAACCAAAATATTTCGTGATGACAAGTTACGGGCTTGTGTTAAGAAAACAGACGGGCTGTGCATTGACCTGGAAACAAAAGACAGGCAGAACGCTTATTACCATGCTCCCTGTCCAAACGGGAAAGAGCAGTGTTTACACTCTTTCTGTTTGAATATATAATTCCCTGAAGCTAATGCAAATGCATTTCTGATACTTAACGCTGGATAAGCGGAGTAACAGCAAATGAATCCAAACTCAAATGTTCGCAAGGATGAAACCTTGCTTTACCCCTTTCCGGAAGGCTGGTATTTCGTCGCCAGCCGCAAGATGGTTGAGAAAAAGGGACTCCTGAAGAGAACCTGGCTTGGAGAACAGATTGTTGTCTGGTGCAACGGGGAAGGGGACGTTTGTGTTGCTGAGGCGGTATGTCCGCATCTTGGAGCCGATCTTGGTCCTGAGGCAGGGGGGAAGGTGCGCGACGGTTCCCTAGTGTGTCCTTTTCACGGTTTCGAGTTTGATGTGAGCGGTCAATGCGTGGCGACACCTTTCGCTCCTCCGCCAAAAACCGCCAAGCTGAAGGTGTTCGAGACACGAGAGATAGAGGGTCTCATTTTTGGTTGGTGGGGCAGCGGCGGTCGAGAACCTCAATGGCACCTGCCCGAAATTTCCACAACGGATACCGACTGGAGCGGGATGGAATTCTGCCACCTCCGTTTCCCGGGACATCCCCAGGAAACTACCGAGAACTCCGTGGATGTTGCACACCTTAACTATGTGCACCACTACAACAGTGTGAACATTGTCGGTTCGGTCTCGATTGACGGCACCTTTCTCAAGAACTCCTTTAACTTCAAACGTAACCTTAAAGTTGCTGGCATCAAGCTTTTCGAGTACGACGTTTCTGCGGTCGCCAGTATACACGGGCTTGGCTATTCACTTGTCGAGGTTCACGAACATTCGATCAACATGGACACTCGCCTGTGGGTGCTTTCAACACCGATTGATGGCAAATTTATTGAATTGACGTTGGTGAGTCAGGTGCGACAACTTCGTAATCTGAAGGGAGTGGGCCACGGGCTGCGGCTCCTTCCCCTGGGACTCAGGACCCGCTTCATGAACAAGGTCCTCATTTCCTCCCAGGAGCATGACGTCATGCAGGATGTCGTCATCTGGAGAAATCTGAAACATCGGTCACTTCCGAGGCTTTGCAGTGTTGACGGCGATATCGGGAAGTATCGGCGCTACTGCAGGCAGTTCTACCCGGATGGTCAGTATTATAATCCGTAAAGGTATGCAGAGATGTTTATGCCGAAGTCGGCATACCATGCCGCACAGTGGAATCTTCGCGATCTATGCGGATGAGCTTCTCAATCGCTCCCTGATCTGCTCAGTGGTTTCCTTGGTCTCGTCAAGCAGCATCAGAAGTGGCGGAAGGAAGAAGAAATCTGCCAGTAGAGCGATTATTACGGTTATTCCCACTAAAAGACCAAGCACCTGGTTTCCCACCACCCCGGATGCTCCGAACACCATAAAGCCCAGACCAAACACTACGGTAGTTGTAAACAGTGCCCTGCCCACCAAGCGAAAGGCAATTTGAACGGACTCCGAGGGCAGTTTCCCCGCTTTTCTGCTATCCGTGTATTTTGTCATGAAGTGGATGGTGTCGTCCACGATGATGCCGAATGCTATAGCGGTGACGACCGCCGCCGGAACTCCTACCTCTCCCACCAGATACCCCCACATTCCCATGGCCATGGCGGCCGGAAGGAAATTGGGGATCAAACTGACCAGACCCAGGCGTATGCTTCTGAATATGGCGAACAGCAGCAGGGAGACGATAGCCATCGCCACAAAAGTGCCCTGCAGCATATTTTCAATGTTCCTCTGAATCGAATGAGACCCCACAATCGAAATTCCCGTAGCGCCGGTTTCCATGCCGGGGGCATTTTGCCGCAGCCATTCACGCGAACGATCGTCAAGATCGATCTTTTCCTTGCTGGACATGCTCTTCACTGAGACCGTTGCGCGTGTTGACCTCCGGTCATGGTCGATCAGGTTGTTAAGGTCGCGGCCTACCGGAAGAGAGAATTCGTAAAGCAAAAGATACTGCGCAGCAAGTTCGGGGTCGTCGGGAAGCGTGTAGTAATCCGGGTCATCACCATGCAGGTTCTTGTTCAGACGCTTCATGATGTCGGCAATTGAGAAGATATGGACAAATTCCGGTTGCTCCCGGTACCAGTCCGCAAACGACTCGACCTGTTTTAGGTATTCTATGTCCGTTACGGCGCCTTCACGGCCGGAATCCAGAGAGTACTCATAGGTTTCCACCCCAGGGAAATTCTCGCTCAGAAAATCCGCGGACCGCCGGAACTCGTAACTCTCATCAAGAACCTCAAGCCAGTTCTCCCTGAGTTCAATCTTGGAAATGCCGGCAACCAGAAAGACAGTCACAAAGCCGAAGATGCACAGAAGGATCGTACGATAGGAGATGACAAAACGGCTGAGACGATCGAAAAAATCCTGTTTGTTTTCGCGCAACTTCCGGGGACGAATAGGTAATAGTGACAGGAATGCGGGCAACAGGGTCACCGAAAAGACAAAAGCGCACATGGAACCGAATGCCACGATGTTGCCCATGACCTTAAACGGCGGCATATCTACGAAATTCAGGCTCAGAAATCCGATTGCAGTCGTGAACGAGGTAAGGAAAATAGGCCACACGTCCACTCGCACGGCATGGATTGCCGCTTCTGTTCTCGTCATGCCCTCGCGTAAGCCCCCGGCCATTGCCTCAATAATGTGCACGGAGTGAGCGACGGTCACAGCCATCAGTACAAACATTGCGGCACCGCTTTCACCAAACAGCCTTAAGCCTGTCCACCCGGCAAAGCCCAGCGCGGATGGGATGACGGTAGCAATCATCAGCACAATGGCAAGCGTTCCCCATATCGAACGTATCAGAATCAAGGCAACAAGCAGCATGGTTCCAAGAGCAATGGGCCCAAGGATGGCCGTTTCATCGTCAAGCGCGTCACCTATGACACGATTGAGGACGAGTCCACCTAAAAGGTGGTAGTCGATGGATGTATATTTCTCCCCGGCGTCGGCAACAGTTTCATACAGGTAGTCGGTGACCTCTCGCTTAGCCAATTCCCTGTTGTCGTCAGGAAGAATAATACTGACAACCAGGCCTGCAACTCGCCCGTCACGGGAGACGAATCGCCCGGCAACTTCCTCAGTGCCGAGCGCGATATCCATGATTCGTTGTATATCGGTATCGCTCAGGGAGCCGGCTTCGTCGATAAGCTGCTCAACAACCAACTCATCTTCGAACCCCTCGCTATGCGTATAGTTTGAAATAGAGTCGACGCGG
This window harbors:
- a CDS encoding MMPL family transporter; its protein translation is MNLESCISMIVSRRWLTILLSLLVMLILAAGTTRLIVVDVDFRNHFSKSDPHLLALEQLEETYALSDVVLVAIAPHNGTIFTRETLVAIEEMTEQLWRTPYSTRVDSISNYTHSEGFEDELVVEQLIDEAGSLSDTDIQRIMDIALGTEEVAGRFVSRDGRVAGLVVSIILPDDNRELAKREVTDYLYETVADAGEKYTSIDYHLLGGLVLNRVIGDALDDETAILGPIALGTMLLVALILIRSIWGTLAIVLMIATVIPSALGFAGWTGLRLFGESGAAMFVLMAVTVAHSVHIIEAMAGGLREGMTRTEAAIHAVRVDVWPIFLTSFTTAIGFLSLNFVDMPPFKVMGNIVAFGSMCAFVFSVTLLPAFLSLLPIRPRKLRENKQDFFDRLSRFVISYRTILLCIFGFVTVFLVAGISKIELRENWLEVLDESYEFRRSADFLSENFPGVETYEYSLDSGREGAVTDIEYLKQVESFADWYREQPEFVHIFSIADIMKRLNKNLHGDDPDYYTLPDDPELAAQYLLLYEFSLPVGRDLNNLIDHDRRSTRATVSVKSMSSKEKIDLDDRSREWLRQNAPGMETGATGISIVGSHSIQRNIENMLQGTFVAMAIVSLLLFAIFRSIRLGLVSLIPNFLPAAMAMGMWGYLVGEVGVPAAVVTAIAFGIIVDDTIHFMTKYTDSRKAGKLPSESVQIAFRLVGRALFTTTVVFGLGFMVFGASGVVGNQVLGLLVGITVIIALLADFFFLPPLLMLLDETKETTEQIRERLRSSSA
- a CDS encoding Rieske 2Fe-2S domain-containing protein: MNPNSNVRKDETLLYPFPEGWYFVASRKMVEKKGLLKRTWLGEQIVVWCNGEGDVCVAEAVCPHLGADLGPEAGGKVRDGSLVCPFHGFEFDVSGQCVATPFAPPPKTAKLKVFETREIEGLIFGWWGSGGREPQWHLPEISTTDTDWSGMEFCHLRFPGHPQETTENSVDVAHLNYVHHYNSVNIVGSVSIDGTFLKNSFNFKRNLKVAGIKLFEYDVSAVASIHGLGYSLVEVHEHSINMDTRLWVLSTPIDGKFIELTLVSQVRQLRNLKGVGHGLRLLPLGLRTRFMNKVLISSQEHDVMQDVVIWRNLKHRSLPRLCSVDGDIGKYRRYCRQFYPDGQYYNP